AGCGGTCGTCGTCGCCGTCGTCGGAATCGTCCTCGAGTCGGCGGAGTTGTCGCGCGGCGACCAGTGCCGTGATCCCGACGACGAAATCGAGGGCGATTCGTTTCCAGGGTCGTCCCATACGTGTTGCTGCATTCACACTAAGCAGGAAAAGCGTATCCGGTCGACACCGTCCGAAAGCGGGACACTCTCTGACACGACTGCTCGGCGAAGGACAGACGTAACTGCCGCCCGCGCCTCGTATCGACCATGACTGACGAGCACGACGGCAGCTCCGAGCCCGACGACCGTCGGATCGAGACCCGGTCGATCCACGCCGGACAGGACCCCGACGAGGAGACCGGCGCGCTGATGACGCCGATCCACGCTAATTCGACGTACGAACAGGACGCGCCCGGCGAGCACCGCGGCTACGAGTACTCCCGCACCGGCAACCCCACGCGAACCGACCTCGAGGCGAACCTCGCGAGCCTCGAGAACGCCGAGTACGGCCGCGCGTTCGCCAGCGGCATGGCCTCCATCAACACGGTCCTGAACCTGCTCGAGGCGGGCGACCACGTCGTCACCGGAAACGACGTCTACGGCGGCACCCACCGCATCTTCACGCAGGTCTACGAGGACTACGACCTCGAGTTTTCGTTCGTCGATATGACCGACCTCGAGGCCATCGAGTCGGCGTTCCAGGAAAACACGGAACTGCTTTGGCTCGAGACGCCCACCAATCCCCTCCTGTCGATCGTCGACATCGAGGGCGCGGCGGAGATCGCCCACGAGCACGACGCGCTCTGTGCGATCGACAACACCTTCGCGACGCCGTACCTCCAGCGCCCGCTCGATTTGGGCGCGGACATCGTCTCCCACTCGCTGACCAAGTATCTGGGGGGCCACTCCGACATCGTCGGGGGCGCCCTGCTGACGAACGACGAAGAACTGGACGAGGAGTTCGGCTTCTACCAGAACGCCGTCGGCGCGACGCCGGGTCCCTTCGAGTCGTTCCTCGTCCTCCGCGGGACGAAGACCCTTCCCGTCCGGATGGATCGCCACTGCGAAAACGCTCAGGCGATCGCCGAGTGGCTCGAGGACCACCCCGACGTCGACCGCGTCTACTACCCCGGCCTCGAGTCCCATCCGGGCCACGAGATCGCCGCCGAGCAGATGGACGACTTCGGCGGCATGGTGAGCTTCGAACTCGACGCCACCATGGAGGAGGCCGGCGAGGTCGTTTCGAACACCGAGGTCTTCACCCTCGCGGAGAGCCTCGGCGGCGTCGAGAGCCTGATCGAACAGCCGGCGCCGATGACCCACGCCGCGATCCCTCGTGAAGAACGGATCGAGGCCGGCCTCGAGGACAGCCTCATTCGCGCGAGCGTCGGCATCGAACACGTCGACGACCTGATCGCCGATCTCGAGCAGGCGATCGACGCGGCGCTCGAGTAGTCGCCGTTCGACGCGACGGGCCGCACCTCGCGCCGACGATCGCGATCCTTCAGTTCTTTCCCGCTGTCGACCGAACGGCCGCGTATGGCAACTCGAGACGACGAACCCGGCTTGCACGCGCTTCCGATCACCGTCGAGTACGGCGGGCGCGAAGTCACGTTCAACCCCGCGGTCGTCGAAACCGAGCGCGGCCTGGTCCTGATCGACGTCGGCCCCGAGGACGGCATCCGCTACCTCGAGACCCACATCGACAGCCTCGGCTACGACCTCGAGGACGTCTGGCTCGCGCTGATTACGCACCACGACGCCGACCACGCCGGCGGCCTCGACGACCTCCTCGCGCGGACGGACGCGACTGTCGCGACCCACCGCGACGAAGCGCCGTACGTCTCCGGCGAGCGCGAGCCGATCAAGGGCGATAGCGACGGCGACCGCTACCCGCCCGTCCCGGTCGATCTGGAACTCGTCGAGGGCGTCCGGATCCCGACGCTCGCCGGGCCGATGGACGTCCTCGAGACGCCCGGCCACACGCCGGGACACATCTCCCTGCACTTCCCCGAGAGCGACCTGCTGCTCGCGGCCGACGCGCTCGTCGTCGACGACGGGGCGCTCGCCGGCCCGCGACCCGAGTTCACGCCGGACATGGACCGCGCGATCGAGTCCGTCGAGAAACTGGCCGACCTCGAGGCCGAGCACACGGTCTGTTACCACGGCGGGTACATGAACGAGGGCGCCGATCGAATGCGCGAGATCTACGAGGCGGAAGGAGACGAGTAAGGGTCGGTCGACCGAACCCGGCCCGCGCTACTCCCGAACGATGTGGCCCTCGAGGTAGTTGCGCGTTTTGTCGTTGGTCGACTGCGTCCGCTTGCGGAAGGTGACGACCCGATCGCCGTCCTCGCGGCGCTCGTCCTCGAGTTCGACGGCGAGCCCCTGCCCGCGGAGGTGCTCGAACAGGACGTCGATCGTTTCCGAGCTGGCGCGGACGGTGTGGCGCTCGCCGACGCTATCGCCGTCGGCGACGGTTTCGACGGTGTCGCGCATCGACAGCAAGATCGCTTCGCCGAGGTCGTGCGCCCGCTCGCGGGCCTCCTCGTCGGACTCGTTCCACTCGACGGACTGGAACGCCTCGCGGATGAGCCGCCGGAACATGAACGGCTGGCCGTAGTCGAACGGGAAGGAGAACGCGTACGCGAGGTCCCCCTGGTTCGCCGCCGAGGTCGTGTACTTCAGTTGTACGTCGCCGTCGGGCGACTTCATCACGACGCCCTCGCGGCCCCGCTCGTTCAGATCCGCGATGATCTCGCGAACTTCGTCGGCCGCGCCGTCCCCGTTCCCCGCTCCGTCGGCGTCGTAGATTCCGAACAGCGGCGTCTGCGGGACGTCGAACCGCTCGTAGCGCTCGCGGCGCTCGCGGACCGGCAGCGGCTCGCCGGACTCGCGGTCCCGCCAGTCGAACGCGCGGAACGCGATCGAGTCGACGTAGGGGTAGTCGTGGGCCGTGTAGGGGTTCTCCGGCCCGATCATCTCGCCGCAGACCATCGCCTCCGGATACTCGTCGAACAGCGGCTCGAGGTCGACGAGTCGCTCGATGATGCGGGTCGTGAACGGACAGATCATCCCGCTGCGGGAGAACGCGAGTTGCTCGCCGTCGATCCTGGCAACCCGGACGTTGTAGCCGTTTAGCTTCTCCTCGACCGCGATCGCTTCCCGGTCGCCGAACTGATCCGGAATCCCCTCCTCGAGGACGAGCGTGCGGGGAACCTTCGGGAACCCGCGGACGACGGTCCCCGCGAGCAGGGCGGTGCCGCGCTCGACGCCGCGGCGGTAGTCGGAGACGTGGCGGTACTCGCGGTCCTCGTACGACCGAGTCTCGAGGTGGGGCTCGAGCGTTTCGAAGGCTCTTTCCCCGATTCCGAGCAGTTTGTGGTACTCGGTGCTTCCGTCGGCGTGGGCGTCGGCACCGGTGTCGGTCATATGTGTGGGTACGACTGACAGGGCAAAGAAAGCCGACCATGTCCGCTCCGCCTCGGTCGGGTGCCCGATCGACATCCGTCGGCGCCGACTCAGCGGGGACTTGCGAACGTCAGGCGTGCCGATATCCGGCTGGTATCGTTAGTAGCGGGTATGGCTCGACGACAGTCCCAATCCCGGAGGCGAGTTACCTGCCGCGTCTGCGGCACCGAAAACGACGGCTTCTACACGTACTGTCGCAACTGTCTCGGCACGTTACCCGCGAATCGGGTCTAGTCCGTCGCCGCGCTCGAGGGGGCGCTTCGAAACCGTTCTGCGGGTTCCGAAACGGAATTCTCATCGGCGTCCAGCGAGAAGCGAGTCGTAATGCGACTCGAACTCCGCGTCTGCCAGCACTGTCTCGAGGGCGAGCACGACAGCAGTCCCCAGAAGACGGCCCTGTTGCAGGACATGGTCAACTGCGCCGAGCGGATCCAGGAGCACAAGGACGTCCTCGACCTCGACGCGGTCCACATTCGTCGGGTCCGCGACGACGAACCGGGCAAACCCGAGGCGCTGCCGGTCGTCGCGGCGACGATCCAGAACGACCAGGTCGTCCTGAACGACACGCAACTCGTCGCGGAGGGCCAGGACGGCAACATGCTTCTCTACGTCAACCCGAACGACATTCTGACCGTCCTGGCCGGCAATATCGACGAGATCAGCAAGGTCGTCGACGAGGACGTGACCGTCGACCTCTCGGACGCCGGCGCCGAAATCGTCTCGCAGGCCGACCTCGGCGCGGATCCGGAGCGCCAGCCCGACTACTGACGACTGCCGACCTCCTCGCTGCCGACTGGCACGACTCGAGCCGGCGTCGTACGGCTCCGTCCGTCCGTTTTCCGCTCGAGTGCTCAGTTCTCGCACGATCGTCACAACCGAGACGACGGCGACCGAACCTACTCCGTCGCGGAGTGTCTCGAGGCGCTTGAGGCCGGGGCCGTCGATCCGCTCGAGAGCGGACCGCGGTTGTCGCAGGACGGCCGGGAAGCGCGGGTAGAGGACGAGCGGGAACGGGCCGAGTGACCGATCGGTAGCGACGCTGCCGCCCTCGAGAGCGCGCACTTATTTCCCCGCTCGGCTCCAACTCGAGCGTAGGAACAATGTCCGGCGATGCGTTCAAACAGCGGTTCGTCCTCGACACCTCGCTGTTCGTCACCGAGGAGATCCGCCGCGAGGACGAATCGCTCGAGGACGCGGTCCTGCGACTGCTCGAGCTGATCGCCCACGCGCGGCTCAACCTCGGCATCTCGTGTTACGTGCCGCCGACGATCCACGACGAACTCACGACGATGCTCGAGGCCCGCGACGTCGACGACGAGGTGTACTCGAAGCTCAACACCTGGGTCGTGCGGAAACACCCCGACCGGTACGAGGTGTCCATTCCGGCCAACGTCGTCTACAGCTTCGTCGACGAGATGAGCGACCGGGTCGACCGCGGCTTGCGCGTCTCCGAGGAGGCAGTCCGGCGCGCCGAGGAGACCAACGGCCACGAACCCCTCGAAGACCACGAGTACAAGACCGAAATCGACGACGTGATCTCGGACCTCCGAGAGAAGTACCGCAGCGCGATGCGAACCGGCGTCCTCGACTCGCGGGAGGACTTCGACCTGCTGATTCTCGCTCGCGAGCTCGAAGCCGGCGTCGTCACCGAGGACAGGGGGATCATCGCCTGGACCGAGGACTTCGGCCTGCGGTACATCCGCGGGCGGGAGTTTCCGGACCTGCTCGAGCAGTACCTCGCGACGGTCGATCCCGCGGAGAAGCGGACGCTGGACTGACGGTCGGCGCACGCGTGTTTTGTGCCCCTCACCCCTCGAGCGACCGCTCCGGCGCTCCCGTTCCGCGCCGCCGGGTCCGTACGAGCAGCGCGAGCGAGCACAGGAACGCGATTCCGACCCCGACGGCGAGAATGGCGAACGCGACGCGGTAGCCGAACTGGGTGTAGACGACCGTCCCCTCGACGGTATCGCCCGTCCGGTAGGCGTCCAGCGCCATCCCCAGAACGGTCGGGAACACCGTCCCGCCGACGAAGCCGGCGGCGTTGACGGTCGCCGTCGCCACGCCGCTCGCGCTCGCGGGGTACCGCTCCTTGATGACCGACAGCGAGAGCATGACGGCCCCCAGCAGGAAGCCGCAGACGAAGTAGACGCCCGCGACGACCGGCAGCGGCGGGCGGCCGACCGCGGGGATGACGCCGAGCGCGACGGCGAAAATCGCGAGGCCGCCCGCCAGCAGCGCCACCCGACGCTCGAGTCGATCCGATAGCCAGCCGACGGCCGGCGAGCCGACCAGCATCCCGACCGATCCGAGCAGCGTGAAGTACGACGCCGTCGTCACGTCGAGGCCGTAGACGACCACCAGGTACGGGACGCCCCACAGCCCGATCAGCGTCAGCACGGTGCCGTTGCCCGCGAAGAAGACGATCGACAGGAGCCACTGGTCGCCGTCCCGGATGAGCGTCCGGAGGTGCTCGCGCGTTTCCGCGAGCGACGTCGTCGCGCGCTCGGGGACGCCCGCGATCGGCTCGAGGCCGGCGTCTACCGGCGAGTCGTGTGCAAGAACGGCGACCGCGACGGCTGCGAGAACCCCGACCGCGCCCAGGGTCAGGACGGTCGGTCGCCAGCCGGCCGCGTCGACGGCGACCGCCAGCGGCGTCGTCGCGAGGATCGCCCCGAGCCCGGCGACGCCGGCGGTCAGGCCG
The DNA window shown above is from Halopiger xanaduensis SH-6 and carries:
- a CDS encoding cystathionine gamma-synthase, which encodes MTDEHDGSSEPDDRRIETRSIHAGQDPDEETGALMTPIHANSTYEQDAPGEHRGYEYSRTGNPTRTDLEANLASLENAEYGRAFASGMASINTVLNLLEAGDHVVTGNDVYGGTHRIFTQVYEDYDLEFSFVDMTDLEAIESAFQENTELLWLETPTNPLLSIVDIEGAAEIAHEHDALCAIDNTFATPYLQRPLDLGADIVSHSLTKYLGGHSDIVGGALLTNDEELDEEFGFYQNAVGATPGPFESFLVLRGTKTLPVRMDRHCENAQAIAEWLEDHPDVDRVYYPGLESHPGHEIAAEQMDDFGGMVSFELDATMEEAGEVVSNTEVFTLAESLGGVESLIEQPAPMTHAAIPREERIEAGLEDSLIRASVGIEHVDDLIADLEQAIDAALE
- a CDS encoding MBL fold metallo-hydrolase, whose protein sequence is MATRDDEPGLHALPITVEYGGREVTFNPAVVETERGLVLIDVGPEDGIRYLETHIDSLGYDLEDVWLALITHHDADHAGGLDDLLARTDATVATHRDEAPYVSGEREPIKGDSDGDRYPPVPVDLELVEGVRIPTLAGPMDVLETPGHTPGHISLHFPESDLLLAADALVVDDGALAGPRPEFTPDMDRAIESVEKLADLEAEHTVCYHGGYMNEGADRMREIYEAEGDE
- a CDS encoding RNA ligase, translating into MTDTGADAHADGSTEYHKLLGIGERAFETLEPHLETRSYEDREYRHVSDYRRGVERGTALLAGTVVRGFPKVPRTLVLEEGIPDQFGDREAIAVEEKLNGYNVRVARIDGEQLAFSRSGMICPFTTRIIERLVDLEPLFDEYPEAMVCGEMIGPENPYTAHDYPYVDSIAFRAFDWRDRESGEPLPVRERRERYERFDVPQTPLFGIYDADGAGNGDGAADEVREIIADLNERGREGVVMKSPDGDVQLKYTTSAANQGDLAYAFSFPFDYGQPFMFRRLIREAFQSVEWNESDEEARERAHDLGEAILLSMRDTVETVADGDSVGERHTVRASSETIDVLFEHLRGQGLAVELEDERREDGDRVVTFRKRTQSTNDKTRNYLEGHIVRE
- a CDS encoding DUF7577 domain-containing protein, yielding MARRQSQSRRRVTCRVCGTENDGFYTYCRNCLGTLPANRV
- a CDS encoding RNA ligase partner protein, with the protein product MSGDAFKQRFVLDTSLFVTEEIRREDESLEDAVLRLLELIAHARLNLGISCYVPPTIHDELTTMLEARDVDDEVYSKLNTWVVRKHPDRYEVSIPANVVYSFVDEMSDRVDRGLRVSEEAVRRAEETNGHEPLEDHEYKTEIDDVISDLREKYRSAMRTGVLDSREDFDLLILARELEAGVVTEDRGIIAWTEDFGLRYIRGREFPDLLEQYLATVDPAEKRTLD
- a CDS encoding MFS transporter, with the translated sequence MTVLSEPEKRRWVAWAALATVFLLVNLHRLSTAVLSGRLTAAFGTTASQLGTLHASFFLIYAVVQIPVGVLVDRVGPRRIGSIGGVVLSVGAIGFAISESYVAAFAARALIGFGSGAIFVSILRFCANWYRADEFATMTGLTAGVAGLGAILATTPLAVAVDAAGWRPTVLTLGAVGVLAAVAVAVLAHDSPVDAGLEPIAGVPERATTSLAETREHLRTLIRDGDQWLLSIVFFAGNGTVLTLIGLWGVPYLVVVYGLDVTTASYFTLLGSVGMLVGSPAVGWLSDRLERRVALLAGGLAIFAVALGVIPAVGRPPLPVVAGVYFVCGFLLGAVMLSLSVIKERYPASASGVATATVNAAGFVGGTVFPTVLGMALDAYRTGDTVEGTVVYTQFGYRVAFAILAVGVGIAFLCSLALLVRTRRRGTGAPERSLEG